AGGTCGGTGACGGGTCAGTGGGGCTTCGAGAGAGCTACTTCGCTTGCAGAAAGCGCGGTCACTCCACGTCTTCATGCAAATGCAGACATGCATAAtgaataaaatacaataaaataatcagcaaattgatatttttataactaaatctttatttttaattgaataagtTTATCTTTGAAACTTATTCATAATTAATTTCCATAAAGATTCTTAACAATTACAAAGACAAAAGTACCCCTACCAAATTAAATATCTTTAAAAGAAGGCCAGAACTATTCATACTCAATGATATAAGTTGTAGAGATGTATCAAGTTTATATGCATAAACATTCAAGATAACATCCATCTCAACCAATGCTTCAGATaacaaaatgataatatcatcacCCAGATCAAGATCCAAAGTATTGCTAGAAAACAAATGTCTGCACTAGAAGTTGCGGAATTAAGTTAGCTTTAATGAAAGGAAAGCGGGAGTACAAATAAGAAGTTGCCGCCCCAAGTCAGAAAAGCAATGGGAGGCATCATAAGTTGTCTCAATCGAAAATACAAGAATGAAGAGAATTTTTACTGGTTCTGTTTGATCTATGAAATGAAAAACACTTGCATCAACGAGATAATAAGTTTCCATCACGAGATAATAAGTTTCCATCAGCCTATATCATGCTTCCTTACATAACTTTTACATGTCCATTAGAGGATTTCTTCGCTATATCACAATTGCCTCCTCAACGAAGTAAAAGGCAGGATTTTCAGGCTTAAAACGCTTcttttaataacaaaagaacCTAAAGAAAAGAGACAAATAAACTCTGAGCTCAGAtggcaaaatttcaaagtttggtCCCTATCATACATCAACCAACGAAAGTCACATGCATGGTACCGAACATAAAGAATGGCTTTCACTAGTAAATCAAAAAATGCTCCACTGATTTCTGCCCCTTCCGTTATTGCTGCTGGGTTAGCTGTCGGGCTTGCTTCTATTGGACCTGGAGTTGGTCAAGGTACTGCTGCGGGCCAAGCTGTAGAAGGTATTGCAAGATGGCCCAAGGCAAAGGGAAAAATACGAGATACTTTATTGCAACTGAGAATGTCCTATTCCTGTAGGAAAAAGATCATTAAAACTAAAAAGGCCCCCTTCTCGTGGATACGAAGTACCTTTCTCCAGACAAGATTATTGTTTCGCAAAAGTATCCTTAGGCGCTGCATTTTTTTTCTGCTTTGCAAGAATTGCTTCATATAACTCCACCACGAGGCATGGATCCTTTTCAACGAGTTCTAAGTATTCTTGATGATGTCTGAGTCCATCCAAGTTGTCCATGATTAAGGACAAGGCAGCCCCAAGCAGACGGTTCGCATTATGCTGGTGCGCAAAGGCATAGCACATGAGTGAGTTGTCCCAATTTAATTTGGATACCAGGAACTTCTCACAATAAGCTTTGAGGCACTCCACCTGATACTTTTCAGCCAATACCAGAAGCTCACACGCCATTTGCTCATCGAGGCATGTTTCGACATAGAGATAGCCAACAAATAATCGGAGGGCATTGTATGACACATCACTTATCTTGATGGTGCCATTTCGGCTTTCTTCCGTCTCATTCTCGAGCAGTGCTTTAAATACTGCAGACCGGCCAGCCTGAtagtaaaaggaaaatttaagaGCACTTAGAAATGCAATTCTTGCAGGGTGAAACTAAGTAGATTGATAggagatgtttatgcatcttatCAATGTGTGTCAGAGTGTGCTAAATTGAAGAAACTCCTGAAATGAATATTATGAGCATGCAAGCAAAGCTTTTGAACATGTCCTTGCTATCGTTATTATCTACGAAAATTACATAAACTATGTTGGGCTCATGAGTCCTGTATGCCAAGCGAAAGACCATAACTCAAGCTTTTGTGATCTTTCAGTTGAGAAGTCCATTGAAATGCACCGAGCAGCaggcaaaatgcatatctggtGGCTCAAGCATCAGTTAAATCAAATCTTGTGAAAGAGTCATAATCAATGAAGTATCCAGCAGCTCAGTTACTAAACATGTCACTTCATATTGGGATCAACATTCCACTCAACTCAACAAAGCCACATTCCAGGCAAATTTAAGGATCAActgcaaaataaaattgagaatctCTCTGATCTAGAAAGCCAGTCCAAGAAAACAAATATGTACTTCTAATGCCtgaatagatgaataaaaactTCAAGATCAACCTAAGAGAGAGTTTATCATCAGACTAGGAAGTAAAAGACAATCTGTTGGTGAAAATGTCCGATGTACGTGCATCTTTAGCAGAATGCTGTTCCAAATATAAATGCAACCCCCATTTTCACCATATATATCTGGCCACAAGCATGTACAGTGGCAGAATTTTACAGCAAGTCTCTAGATAAAGAGTCACCAAAATTCATATTGAGTTGATAATGCTGATTATACACACTCAACAACTATTTACTCTGCCAACTTTGGCATTACATCTTGAAAACTCAAGTAAACACAAAAAGTTAAGTTTatgtgaagaagagagaagaccaAGACCAGTCCAAGCAATTCTTGAGGccagaaaagagagaaggaagaggtcCAACATCCTTTTTGAGGCCAGatcaccaaaaatatatatcattgaaTGCATATGTTTAGAACTCTTCATGATTTAGTTGTTTGTGGAGGAAAGAAGTGATCTAACAGAACTAGTTTGGTAGTGACCcactatataaaatttaaagtGGACAAAAGGCATAAATCTAAGATGAATAATTGCAGTTTCATATAAATTGGTTAGCTTCGCTCCAATACACAACAATGAGGATAGTAATTATGTAAATCTTTTATGTGACCCCCATCCAAGCATCTCCGAAGAGTAGCTTGCAGCAAGCGTAGTCATTTCTGAAACGAAGTTTGTTACATTACAGTGTTGCCAATTCTAAAGTGGCTGCTTCTAATTGATATCCTCATGCACGAGAAATATGAAGGCTGGCTTAACTGACGGGCAGGAGATGGCTAGAGGATTTCATTCAGCTATTAATAACATAAGTAACGTTCTTCAAGAATATGACAGCATGAAAGTTCAAGATGGCGAGCTTGTTAAAGGGGTTGTCTAGACTTCCTCTGGCGTATCAGAAGCACTTAATCATGCGAGCCCTAACTCAATATTTTCAAGTAATATCACTTTTGGGGCACTGTTTGCTTTCAGACTGAAGCTACCACCCTGTCATGGATTTCCAAGTGGCGAGGGCAGAGAGTGACTGCTGTCGACTAGTAAGCCAAGGTACCACTGTGTGAGCAACATCCCATGTAACCAAATTCTCATGAACACATAAAAGTCCTCTTAAAAATCCAACAGCAAATACACCACAGGTTCCCCTTAAATCTATCATTACAAACTATCATTACTCGTTTGCAAGAATGCCCACGAGAGCCAAATGAAGACAAAACTTCTAAAGAAATCCTCTATGAGCATTGCTCTTTCCCCTCTTATAACTCCTCTCTGCCTCAACTAAAATGAAAGATCTGAGAAACCTTAATAGCTCGACCTGGACAACTGAATTCATAACACTCTTCCTTCGCATTATTTCACAGTCAAGCCTGTACTTTGCAGAAATTAAAACTATCGAACAAAGATCCAGGATACCTCCGTTGGCTAATCACTAAGACGACTCATAAAGACAGCGTCCCCGCATCCTATCTTCCCCACTTTTACCAGgaattattctaaaatttctTTGTGACGTAATTGAACCATTGATCACCTACGAGACACACCCGCTAGTGGAACTCGGACAAAGAAACAGAGCATAGGAACCCACCCAAAATCAACTGCAAACTAATGGCGCTTTTTTCCGAAGTTCCAAAATTCAAACGGAAATCAGAGAAAGGcagaagaaaaaccaaatttaaatggagaaaagaaaaaacaaagaaaaacccaaaattcaGATCAAAGCAAAATCAGCAATTCATGCTCACCAGAATAGCCCTATGAGCCGGCACCGGAGTGGACGGGTCTCCTGTGGGACCGTCCTTAGCAGCGACCAAGACTACGTCGGTGAACCCGGGGCCATAGGAGCCACCGctgaggtggtggtggtggcggtcgGCCGGAGACCAGAAACTCAAGAAGGCGACTTCGGCCTTCAAATTCTCGATCTCTCGCTTGAGCTTTTCCTTAGTCTGTTTGGCCTTCTCGTGGCACTCCTCGCACGTGCTGCTGGAATCGAGAGTGACGCACTCATCCTTGCAGCACTCCTTGCAGGGTCGCCGCATTTGCTGAGGGAGAGAGCTCATTCGCTTGCGAAGCCACTCGACTTCTGCGACAGAAAGAGGTTCTGTTAAAGACGAGTTGGGAACTGAACGAAATAAAATCTAAGGTCGGATATCTATAATAATGGGAAGTAAATCCTCGCAA
The window above is part of the Eucalyptus grandis isolate ANBG69807.140 chromosome 6, ASM1654582v1, whole genome shotgun sequence genome. Proteins encoded here:
- the LOC104446152 gene encoding BTB/POZ domain-containing protein At4g08455 isoform X2, which translates into the protein MSSLPQQMRRPCKECCKDECVTLDSSSTCEECHEKAKQTKEKLKREIENLKAEVAFLSFWSPADRHHHHLSGGSYGPGFTDVVLVAAKDGPTGDPSTPVPAHRAILAGRSAVFKALLENETEESRNGTIKISDVSYNALRLFVGYLYVETCLDEQMACELLVLAEKYQHNANRLLGAALSLIMDNLDGLRHHQEYLELVEKDPCLVVELYEAILAKQKKNAAPKDTFAKQ
- the LOC104446152 gene encoding BTB/POZ domain-containing protein At4g08455 isoform X1 — translated: MSSLPQQMRRPCKECCKDECVTLDSSSTCEECHEKAKQTKEKLKREIENLKAEVAFLSFWSPADRHHHHLSGGSYGPGFTDVVLVAAKDGPTGDPSTPVPAHRAILAGRSAVFKALLENETEESRNGTIKISDVSYNALRLFVGYLYVETCLDEQMACELLVLAEKYQVECLKAYCEKFLVSKLNWDNSLMCYAFAHQHNANRLLGAALSLIMDNLDGLRHHQEYLELVEKDPCLVVELYEAILAKQKKNAAPKDTFAKQ